From the Juglans microcarpa x Juglans regia isolate MS1-56 chromosome 3D, Jm3101_v1.0, whole genome shotgun sequence genome, the window aattaaaatttaatccaaaaattatataatataaaataaatatttatttaaaggatAAAAAGGTAAAAGAGAACCGGACGCGAAATATCAGCAGGACACGAGGTACGAGGTCCAACTTGGGCACGCGATCCTGCATCTCACGACACCTGTACTCTTCCATCACAGACATGTGACTTCATGGATGGAACATTCATTGTCAGAGGCGGGAAGGACCAaacacaaaaggaaagaaaagagttCTTCTATTTGGCATCCACTGTAGTGGTGCACTcaatgcacacactacgtggatgcatctgttttttatttttaaatcaaaatgtGCGTTTTGATTCAAGACGTATTTTGAAATTGTATGTTTTGTTTCATCCCATTCGAATTCATGCCGCGAAACCCCTCCTCCATCGCAACCCACGTCTGCTTCCACAACCCAGCACCTCCCAGCGACGCCGTCTCTCTCGTCAGTGCCACCGAGCGGCACTCCTCCGTCTGCCCAGCGCCTCCACTGTCCCGCAAGCTTATTGAGCGGAGCAAACAGTTTTTGAATCCCGCGAACCCCCTTTCCTGGCCACGAACCTGCGTCCGTCGGCTTCCTCTTGCCAGCCCACCTCGCGACGGCTTCCTCTTGCCAGCGCCACCTTGCGAAGCTCGTACGTCTGCCCAGCGCCGCCTCTCCTTGCGAGCTGATTGAAAGGACCAAATCAACAACTGGACCGAGTGCTCTATTTCGCCAAATGGTTTGGTAGGTAAATATTGTACTACAATTTTCCCGTCCATACATGCTATGTTCTTCATGTGTAGATCAAGatgtgatttttgtgttttctgaGATGGGTATGCTTAGGGCATGGAGAAATTTCCAGAAAATTAGGGTCCTTAACTgctctattctctctctctttctctcacctTGAAACAGAGGAATTAGAGTCACCTAGATAAGATTTTAATGTCGCACCACCAGCTCTGAAAACGCCATcccccttctccctctcttttcaagACTATTTCTGGTCGGACAATTTGTTTGCTCTATGTTTGCTTGGAAGAACCATCTCTAGCGATGCCCTTGTAATTCACTCACCACATTTTAGCTGCCTCTGTTTCCCAGATTTGCTTGGAAGAATGCGTGGATAATGCCTTTTCATTACTGAACTAAGTATCTAATTGTACAGAAAGAGCTCTATTCCAAGATATTTTACACTGTAAAGATCTCAAAACAATTGTTATGGATATGTCTAATGTACAGTTTTTTCATAAAGACATTGATCtctcaaaagaagaaaaaaggatttCTCATAGAgcacataaatttatttatctttatgcatAGATCTTAATAAACTCTAATATTGTATGGTCATTGAGATGTGTTCTAATCCACCGAGACAGAGAATATGGAAGCCTCTTTTAATAACTAATGACAGGGTTGTATCTTACTTTGAAGCTCACATCCATTGTTGAGAAggtatttttttgttagtacATTTTTTGAGATTCTTGTCTGCTACAATGTGTTTgatcttttcattattattattattattattattattatttatgtaaaagtaaatttgttGAGGAGGCCATCTATTGTGTAGAATATAGATTGGCTAGGCCAGAAGATGGCCAGAATATAGAATTTGTTCAGCTCAGCACAGGTACCTGAGCTGAGCGTTTGGACTTTGAGTTAGACTTGACAACATCAGTTTATAACGCTAATATcttgaattgaatattttcatatgagtaTTCGAATGTCTAAACTGGAATTCTTTTGCAACAGACCCACTCTTGTTGCCTTAATTGGTTTTGGCTTGAATTTAAGCGCTGTGAATCATATAGGAAGCAGTACATATATGACCAAAGCTTCAGAAGATGATTGAATGGTCCAGCATGAGTAAATCATGAAAAGGAATCATCATACCTTTGGTGTTATGTGCATGTTACAGCAACAAAGAACAGGATAGGTGGAGCTTGGAACGCACACTATTCAATCTCATGGTGCCACTCTTGCATGGAATCACATTTATGATTGGCATATATTGCTGCTTCTTGCTGCGATAAAAgtagttgtatatataattgGCCCATTTCACCGCTTAGTGGGAAAGGGCGATATAAGtagttctatatataattgGCCCATTTCACCGCTCTGTGAGAAAGGATATGATGACAAACCTCAAGTATCCCATGAAAGGAATCACAGTTCTTGTATGGTCTGTTCCGGTAAGTTCTTTGCcaatgttttttatttctttaataaaaaaacttttagcataattttcattaaattgaACTGGCTAGATTCTGTTTAGTCGCTAAATGCAACAATTAGTATTCTGTTTTCATCAACTTTGCAATGCAAGTTTCtgtaagatttattttagaaaTCTCCTATTGCCATTTTCCTGAGCTTCTATATTCATAGGAAAGATATCTACGAGGATAAGAGGGGATCAGAGCTACATAATTAGGGCTTTTCTATCTTTGTAATTGACAGTTGGTGGTttaataaattcttattttacttatcaaaaaaatatttgaacaggAGGCcattattttaagatatatagtCTATGACTATTGATATACTTTGAGCCATATAGGATAGAATCTTGATTAACTTATGGTTTGAGTTGGATAGTGTTTAGGACTCATGAGTTGTGGGAAGTGAGAATTCAAGTGAGCAGAGTCAAAGAGTAGAGACCCTGtgattgaaaaagttaaattgttaagaaagaaagaaatgatgaCACCATTTAATAAGACTCACTCTGTGTCATCTTGCAAGACAATGTGAGGTTGGTTGGATgtatacattatattacaaCTACGTCTTGCtactgttattattatttaatcaatTTCTATGATTGGAGCCATGATcgttatcaaaattgaaaagtcCATTTGTTAGAGATGACTTTaaagtgatgaaaaatattgatttcatgTTGAGTTGAGCTTCCTGCTGTCAATGTAGGGGTTTGATGTGCATACATAGGATGAAGATTGTTCATCGTGATATAAAGAGTGCAAACTGCCTTGTGAATAAGAATTGGACTGTCAAGATCTGTGATTTCGGGCTCTCAAGGATATTAACAGAATCACCAATGAAAGATGCTTCATCTGCTACTCATCAAAGAGATGGAACATCTAGATCGTTTGAGAGGGGAATGAGAAAGAGTTGACAGTGTTAATTCAGTGTATTATAGTGTTAAGACGGTGTTATATTTCACTTCATAGAAAATGtatgtaaatttattgattCACAGTTTTTCCTTGAAAGAGTAGTCCTGATCtttatttgcttttcttttatttttcctttctcataTTATTCCAAAACCAAATACAGATTgtattatgttattattattccGTTTGCATGATATCAAAAACCAGATACAGACTGTGTTGCAATCTTGATGTAGCCAAtccttttagttttattatgttGGGTAACTAAATATGTTCTGATTGGGTGCCAAGATTATGAGGTAAAAGAAGAAATTCAAACTGTGACtaattgcatatttttttaaaaaccggTACTATCAACTTGAGAATGCAAGCGAAGTTAGGTTCATGTTGCACCATTAGCAACAATGGAATCAAAACTAAAATCATTCATGAGATGTGCACAAGCTATTTTCATTACAAAGGTTAATTTAATGAACCTACAGGTACCCTTTTTATACAATAGGAGTACCATTACAGCTGATCTTTTTGTACAATAGGAGGAGTACCATTACAGTTGATCTATTCAATAACGATATATTCCATACAACGTGCTATTTACATACAATTTATCCAACCAAACTAAAAGTATTACAATTGTGACAACTCAATTTTAGAAACTTGTCTGCTACAGTAGggagaatatttttcatctgtATGTCTTGCTTGTATCTTTCTTCTGCAGCCAACCATTCTTTAACTTTTGTATCAAATGGAAGGTTCATAATCCAACTAGAAACACTAGACTGCAAAGACTTTTCTTCCACCTGGCTTTTCCATATCTTATGCATATGTTCATTAATTTTAAGTATAGCCTGagcataagaaaataaaaatcaaacataaCTTACTCCGTATGTGTTCAAGAACACCATAGTCAGATGCCATATCTTCAATAGACCATATAGAATGCAGGAACGATGTTCTGCATCATACTTGGACCAGGTGTTgtgaaaacataaacaaaagcaCAACTCATTAAAGTGATGCCTTCTTCAATGTTTAATTAACAATTCCATCAGTGGCATTATAAAACATATCCATAAGCATTGTCTTCCATACAGAAACCGcaatagttattagttacttcagttaattgtattattttcagTAAACCATTTTGAAACAAGTTAAATGGACAGAGAAACTCAAAATGACTGTGAAGGCAAGAGGCTTAAATCCACAACAACATATTTTGCAGTGATGAATATTGATGGAATGATACATTGGGAGATGCAGTCAAATGAGAAACCAAAAGCAATTTTTGCCGACAAATACTGGCTTTAAACAAAAGTATTGACTtaaagatgaataaatttttttagcatAATACAGCTTCCAAcattggcatatatatatagtcctttCGGGAAAAATGAGAAGTTGGACGGCGACCAACAATAGAATCTAGCTTCTTCTCTCGGTTGAGATATGAAACCCATTTCCCCGCTCCCGATTCTACATTTTAAGAGCTTTTCCTGAGTCAAGAGAAATTTCTTAAATATGGAGATGAATCAAAAAATTTCTAGAACAGAAAACTTCGATTAGACACAGacaaaatgaagatgaaaataaaaaacttcacggagagagagaacagagagagTAATTAAGTTCTgcacagtaaaaaaaaatgcagcagAAAATTCAAAAAGGCCAGAGAGAAACGTGGTAATGGACGAAGTTTCACACAGACGAAGTGCTGTTGTGGTAATGGCAACTTTGCATAGGATGGGTGACAGGGGTGGGGGAGAGGATGGGCGACGGGGAAGAAGTTTGAAAAGGGCCAGTGAGAAATGTGCGATAGGGAGAaggaggaataaaaaaaaatggttaccttagataagaagaaaaagaagaaaaaatctcggaggaggaggaggagaagaagaagaagaactcgaAATCACATTGCAGAGGAGCTCGGGGCTTCAGGGGAGGAACTCGAAATCTCAGTGCAGGGCTTCTCGAGAAATCACGTTGCAGAGGAGTTCGGGAGCTGGGGGGGTGGGTGGggggagaagaaggaaaaaaaggggaagggagaagaggaagaaagaaacagggagggaggaagaaagaaacatGGGGGTTGGGGGGAGAGGAACGAAACGCACAAAAGGgatgaaaattcaaaatgaaagtGACTTTTTCCGTTTGGGAGGAGTGGAACGAAGACACGTCATATGTGCAAATTGGATGTAGCAAATAGTGGTTACTACTTAGAGTTTTCcgaaagaaaaaagagcaaaaagTGGCACCCAACACACGAGACGCCACGTATTGGTATTTCTAGCCACCCACCATCCCTGTTGGACCCCACCAGCACTcataaaatctttctttttcccaGTACCGAATCACTAACTGTCCGATCGTCTCTCCACGCGTCCAATATCTTCATCTCTACCGTCCACGTCTCTGTTTTTGAAAAATCCAAGTCAGTGGTCATCATACCCATCTGTCCCCAATCTAACGGCCACGTAAAACCAACGGCCAggatttcatgtattttttttatatactacTCCCGCGTCATTTGCTGCGGCTTTCCaagcaaatgaaaaagaaaccCAAACCGAAGCCGACGTCCGATCACATCCCTGTGAAAATGGCGTTAGATTCCGAAGAGCTCAGCCAACTCACCTtgacaaaaacaaagaatacCCGTCGGAAGAGGCTGAAGGTCAGGCGACTAAAGTACACGTATCGAACGAAGATCCACGTCGAGCGACAGAAAGAGAAACAGCTACTAGACGAGAATCAGGATGATTATCACCACACGGTGGAGAAGAAGATATCGTTATCTTTGACATCTTCCTACGAAAACGACGAGGTTTTGTCTTTCCGTAGAGAAAGTCGGGAGAGTTTTACTACCTACGGCTCGGTGTCCTTGATAGGGAGGAGGAGAGAAATGGAAGATGCGGTGAGAGCGGAGTTAGGGTTCATGAAAAAGAGTAAGACTGCCGTAAAGTACGATTTTTTCGGAGTTTACGATGGGCACGGAGGGCTCCAAGTGGCGACGGCGTGCGAGGAGAGGTTGCATGGGGTTCTGGTTGAGGAGAGAGATGATCATGTTCAAGGTGAGGATGAAGGGATGGATTATTGGCAGAGGGTGATGGAGGCGTGTTTTGGTAAAATGGACGAGGAGGTGAGGGATAACGGGTTGGGAAGGACAGTGGGATCGACAGCTGTTGTGGCGGTGGTGGGGAGcaggaggtggtggtggcaaACTGTGGGGATTGCAGGGCGGTGATGTGTAGTGGTGGTGTGGCCTTGGCCTTGTCTACGGAACACAAGGTACGTACGTTTTCTTGCCTTTCCTTTGTTTCGTATcagaaaatttaagaaaaatcgCCATTGGAAGCAGCGGCTTGGGGTCTTTGAGGTCGACACGTTGTTTGTTCTGTTGCAGCTGTTTGGTGTAACGAAAGTCTACgccttcgtttgttttcgctCGAAAGTTAAAAGaagttacataaaatattattaaaatatatttttttaatattattattttttttaaatttgaaaaaattgaattaattattttcttttatataaaaattttaaaaaattgtaataattaaagaGAGTagaatgaaaacaaactagCCTTATCGGTCAAGTTACAACCAAATGCGTTTTTGCCCCGTCAGGCACATGCCACATAGAAAGTtacaaccaaacaaaacaaaaaaaacagtTCTATAAGGGATGTCTGGACTTCAAGCTTAACAAGGTAACATAGAGATGCTGGTGaagttgggattggttctgtcATAAGGACCCTATGGATCAAGTTAATGGCCCAATCCAAGCCCACCGAGACCTACTGGCATACCCTTCATTGCAGAGTCTTATGCACTAATGTTAGCAGCTATATTCTGTCGAGACATGGGAATACAGGATGTCGACATTCTGAACAAGGAAACTTCTGATTTAAGCCGAGGAGGAGTCCTAATTGCAGACACCAAAAAGATACTTAATACCTTTCATTCATGGTCAGCTTCCCATGTCAAGAGGGAAGGAAACAAAACTGCCCACATTTTAGCTAGAAATGCTCTATCCCTTGAGGAAAATGTACTGGAAGATTAGCCAGCTTGTATACATTCCACTATTATTAGTGAAATGCTGTAAGTCAGTCATGTGCAATAAACCTGATggttttcaaaaaacaaaaaacaaggtAACATAGAACATAGACATCTGGTTAGTGCCCAAATTCTCAGAAGTAACAAGAATGAGATTTTGAAGGCTTTAAAAAGTGTGTAAATAGGATAGGTGCACACTTTAATTACAGTTATATTTGGGTACAGAAAAATCGAAATTGATACTTTGACCTTACAAAAATGATAGTTATTGACCCTAAGTTCTTCCCATCCTTTCACCCAGCTGCAATTTAGATTACAAATAGGGGGATGAATGTGACCTTAATTTTGAAGCTGCGAATTTTCCTGTGAAATTTCATGGAATGCTTTAACTCTTGAGAGCCATGTATTGAGGTTTCGAGAATAATAAATTGCAGGGTTGTCTATTTCTTCAGTTCTGCACAATTTTCTTTCCCCAGGGAGCGCTTATTTTCTATTGGCG encodes:
- the LOC121254639 gene encoding LOW QUALITY PROTEIN: protein phosphatase 2C 51-like (The sequence of the model RefSeq protein was modified relative to this genomic sequence to represent the inferred CDS: inserted 1 base in 1 codon); this translates as MKKKPKPKPTSDHIPVKMALDSEELSQLTLTKTKNTRRKRLKVRRLKYTYRTKIHVERQKEKQLLDENQDDYHHTVEKKISLSLTSSYENDEVLSFRRESRESFTTYGSVSLIGRRREMEDAVRAELGFMKKSKTAVKYDFFGVYDGHGGLQVATACEERLHGVLVEERDDHVQGEDEGMDYWQRVMEACFGKMDEEVRDNGLGRTVGSTAVVAVVXEQEVVVANCGDCRAVMCSGGVALALSTEHKPGRPDELNRIESAGGRVINWNGQRVLGVLATSRSIGDHYLRPYVISKPEVTITRRTDKDEFLVLASDGLWDVIPNELACRIVKRCLDGKMRRSSMQEVDIECRPAEAAALLAELALARGSKDNVSVIVVELRKPIGFVGS